A single genomic interval of Nycticebus coucang isolate mNycCou1 chromosome 21, mNycCou1.pri, whole genome shotgun sequence harbors:
- the LOC128573729 gene encoding serine/threonine-protein phosphatase 2A 56 kDa regulatory subunit epsilon isoform-like — protein sequence MSLIEENSNVILPIMFSSLYRISKEHWNPAIVALVYNVLKAFMEMNSTMFDELTATYKSDRQREKKKEKEREELWKKLEDLELKRGLRRDGIIPT from the exons ATGAGTTTGATAGAAGAAAACTCTAATGTCATCCTTCCCATCATGTTTTCCAGTCTTTATAGGATTTCGAAAGAGCATTGGAATCC GGCTATCGTGGCGCTAGTGTACAACGTGCTGAAGGCATTCATGGAAATGAACAGCACCATGTTTGACGAGCTGACAGCCACATACAAGTCAGATCGTCAGCG tgagaaaaagaaagaaaaggagcgtGAAGAATTGTGGAAAAAATTGGAGGATCTGGAGTTAAAGAGAGGTCTTAGACGTGATGGCATAATTCCAACTTAA